In Neisseria brasiliensis, the following proteins share a genomic window:
- a CDS encoding tetratricopeptide repeat protein — MFFAPSRVRAVAAAVMMLFAVESYAANEIKVQPKAAKEVKELIQKKSRYTPEERELERQRRVGVIDRANTVFTLLGGEMALQKGDAGTALATYMVSLNRTKSPEVAERALEMAVSLNAFEQAEMIYQKWREIEPVPSAAQKRMAWVRDLLMGNADQKLSGLDDVLHNATEEQTQRIFLLLAQAAVQQQGLAEKAGREVHKAAKKYPNMPEAAIADVIFSAQEGDERHAIEAMQRLAMLDAEILPPTLLTMRLVAQRQPQMLNRFFEETNTAYLSPVWQELEISSLIASRQLDKAYVRLQQLLAANPNADLYVQAALLSASRKEDISVTENYLEKAYNTGTREQQGHAAIIGAMRYADMKNYADAKRWVNKISAPEYAFDKAVLKASIAAEEGNMAAALTEARRAEKLPEQQGRFFGAAELQRVYLFALAQSDKPQTALAELNQMMAKAAKQPEVADRLPDILYQRAMVYEKLGQHEKAIADLRRYNDLNPNSASGMNALGYTLLIMPNSKPYFDEAFQLIQTAYHLEPESAAINDSLGWAYYLKGDAQAALPYLEYAYREYPDAEVAAHLGEVLWQLGQQEQAKQIWRDGLQKEGDKALLKATMKRFGVAVPNAQPARKAKPKAK; from the coding sequence ATGTTTTTTGCCCCTTCCCGTGTCCGCGCTGTGGCTGCAGCGGTGATGATGTTGTTTGCTGTTGAAAGTTATGCGGCCAACGAAATCAAAGTCCAGCCCAAAGCGGCCAAAGAAGTAAAAGAGCTGATTCAGAAAAAAAGCCGCTATACGCCCGAAGAGCGTGAATTAGAGCGCCAGCGTCGTGTAGGCGTGATTGATCGTGCCAATACCGTATTTACCTTATTGGGCGGTGAAATGGCATTGCAAAAAGGTGATGCCGGCACGGCATTGGCGACCTATATGGTGTCGCTCAACCGTACAAAATCTCCGGAAGTGGCCGAGCGTGCCTTAGAAATGGCGGTGTCACTCAATGCGTTTGAACAAGCCGAGATGATTTATCAGAAGTGGCGTGAAATTGAGCCGGTACCGAGTGCGGCACAAAAACGCATGGCTTGGGTACGCGATTTGCTGATGGGCAATGCCGACCAAAAACTAAGTGGCTTGGATGATGTGTTGCACAATGCCACTGAAGAGCAAACGCAGCGTATCTTCTTGCTGCTGGCGCAAGCAGCAGTGCAGCAGCAAGGCTTGGCGGAAAAAGCAGGCAGAGAAGTGCATAAAGCGGCGAAAAAATATCCCAATATGCCGGAAGCGGCGATTGCCGATGTAATTTTCAGCGCGCAAGAAGGTGACGAACGCCATGCGATAGAAGCCATGCAGCGCTTGGCTATGTTGGATGCGGAAATTTTGCCACCGACCTTATTAACCATGCGTTTGGTGGCGCAACGCCAGCCGCAAATGCTCAACCGCTTTTTTGAAGAAACCAATACCGCTTATTTGTCACCGGTGTGGCAGGAGTTGGAAATCAGCAGCCTGATTGCCTCGAGACAGTTGGACAAAGCCTATGTGCGTCTGCAACAATTATTGGCAGCCAATCCGAATGCCGATTTGTATGTTCAGGCGGCCTTATTGTCGGCGAGCCGTAAAGAAGATATTTCGGTCACCGAAAATTATTTGGAAAAAGCCTACAATACCGGCACACGCGAGCAGCAAGGCCACGCAGCGATTATCGGTGCCATGCGTTATGCGGATATGAAAAATTATGCCGATGCCAAAAGATGGGTGAATAAAATCAGCGCGCCGGAATATGCGTTTGATAAAGCGGTGTTGAAAGCTTCGATTGCGGCAGAAGAAGGCAATATGGCCGCAGCCTTAACCGAAGCCCGCCGTGCAGAAAAGCTGCCTGAGCAACAAGGCAGGTTCTTTGGTGCGGCAGAATTGCAGCGTGTTTACCTGTTTGCTTTGGCGCAAAGCGATAAACCGCAAACCGCATTGGCAGAATTGAATCAGATGATGGCTAAAGCCGCCAAACAGCCTGAAGTTGCTGATCGTTTGCCGGATATTCTGTATCAACGTGCGATGGTTTACGAAAAATTAGGCCAGCATGAAAAAGCCATTGCCGATTTGCGCCGCTATAACGATTTGAATCCCAATAGTGCCAGCGGCATGAATGCTTTGGGCTATACTTTATTGATTATGCCTAATAGCAAGCCATATTTTGATGAAGCGTTTCAGTTGATTCAGACGGCCTACCATTTGGAGCCGGAGTCTGCTGCAATTAACGACAGCTTGGGTTGGGCTTATTACCTGAAAGGCGATGCGCAAGCAGCCTTGCCGTATTTGGAATATGCTTATCGTGAGTATCCCGATGCGGAAGTGGCGGCACACTTGGGTGAAGTGTTGTGGCAACTGGGTCAACAAGAGCAAGCCAAACAAATTTGGCGAGATGGTTTGCAAAAAGAGGGTGACAAAGCCTTGTTAAAAGCGACCATGAAACGCTTTGGCGTAGCAGTGCCAAATGCGCAGCCTGCGCGCAAAGCAAAACCTAAAGCAAAATAA